In Hyphomicrobium denitrificans 1NES1, one DNA window encodes the following:
- a CDS encoding peptidoglycan -binding protein, with translation MARGRSRRGGEYGEFWPAYVDVLSTLLLVVTLLMSIFMIAQYFSAEEVSGKDSALKRLTRQISELTSMLSLEKGKAQSSQDELAALQATLGTLKAENEKLTGAGLGADERAKAAEGKIAGLSADLQSQKNISDEALSKVDLLNQQLIALRRQIAGLSDALDAAEKKGVESDKTIKDLGARLNAALAQQVQELKRYRSDFFGRLRELLKDRKDIRVVGDRFVFESEVLFPSGSATLTPEGMAAMDQIAEAILELQKEIPSDIDWALQINGHTDARPISNPQYPSNWELSTARASSVVKYLVSRGVPADRLVAAGYGEFQPVDTGNTEEAYQRNRRIELKLTNR, from the coding sequence ATGGCGCGCGGACGTTCCCGCCGCGGCGGCGAATACGGTGAGTTCTGGCCAGCCTACGTCGACGTGCTTTCGACGCTGCTGCTCGTCGTTACGCTTCTGATGTCGATCTTCATGATCGCCCAGTACTTTTCCGCCGAAGAAGTGTCGGGAAAGGACTCGGCGCTGAAGCGCTTGACGCGGCAGATCAGCGAGCTGACGTCGATGCTGTCGTTGGAGAAAGGCAAGGCGCAGTCCTCGCAGGACGAGCTTGCGGCCCTGCAGGCAACGCTTGGGACCCTCAAAGCGGAAAACGAGAAGCTAACCGGTGCCGGCCTCGGGGCGGATGAACGGGCCAAAGCGGCCGAAGGCAAGATTGCGGGGCTCAGCGCGGATCTCCAGTCGCAAAAGAACATCTCGGACGAAGCTCTCTCCAAGGTCGATCTCCTAAACCAGCAGCTCATCGCACTGCGCCGGCAGATCGCGGGCTTGAGCGACGCGCTCGACGCGGCCGAGAAAAAGGGCGTCGAGAGCGACAAGACGATCAAGGATCTCGGTGCGCGTCTCAACGCTGCGCTGGCTCAACAGGTCCAGGAGTTGAAGCGCTATCGCTCGGACTTCTTCGGACGGTTGCGCGAGCTATTGAAGGATCGCAAAGACATTCGCGTCGTCGGAGACCGCTTCGTCTTTGAATCGGAAGTTCTGTTTCCCTCGGGCTCGGCGACTCTGACGCCGGAAGGCATGGCCGCCATGGATCAGATTGCCGAGGCGATCCTTGAGCTTCAGAAGGAAATTCCGAGCGACATCGACTGGGCGCTGCAAATCAACGGGCATACTGATGCCCGTCCGATTTCCAATCCGCAGTACCCGTCGAACTGGGAGCTTTCGACGGCGCGCGCGTCGTCCGTCGTCAAATATCTCGTATCGCGAGGCGTTCCGGCCGACCGGCTCGTCGCGGCAGGTTATGGCGAATTCCAGCCGGTCGATACCGGCAACACGGAAGAAGCCTACCAGCGGAACCGGCGTATCGAGCTGAAGCTGACCAACCGCTGA
- a CDS encoding L,D-transpeptidase family protein, whose product MNKLSALRALSLGVLAFCSAGSGLSFAAETGSESSASGATTTYFPPSNAPSAPQTTSALPEPDKSASPATTPTEPAPSTAAVTPPDTAPATETATPPSTATATPSAETPASSPSPTESATAPASAGSAQPEAQPSTPPAAAAAAPETLVSPVVEAARRKLAEKSLVGKDNLAPDVAAAADYYYTHKEPLWINDGSYNEKARSVISDLKKADDWGLESSDFVIPNLASNADADAQGAAEAQLTLSALKYARFARGGRLDPIALSNILDMKPPVKDPKVVMRELAEASHPGPFLRGLNPHHEGFEKLRQELLKARGATVEEEPTDPAEQVKLPRGKLLRLGVRDDQVALLRQRLKVPSESPDSNDLYDDALVDAVKDYQRANGLNPDGLVGNGVRNALNGGGKSKRIDPSRNVDRLIANMERWRWLPENLGSFYVMNNIPEFVSEIWKGKERVLSQKMIVGQPAWPTPVLAANMQYVIFHPSWGMPDGIKAKELAPRLRQASSSGFDFFDQLFGGGGGNSGGARVIEAYKLQVYYNGRPVDPNSVNWNTADISRYSFTQPPGPDNPLGLVKFRFPNRHDVYMHDTPERGLFGQTNRALSHGCMRVGEPRRTAEVILQEDKGYSPEKVGELWNSGADVTLSKPVPVYLVYFTARVNEEGRLETFGDIYGNDNRVMSALRGHPERYTAPEAIDPTEADQPGAISDAGSNAMTDDAPPVTRKGRNNKKTASKKNPMTPATTLQDALSSIFLN is encoded by the coding sequence ATGAACAAGCTTTCCGCTCTCCGCGCTCTCAGCCTTGGAGTTTTGGCGTTCTGTTCAGCTGGAAGCGGGTTGTCTTTCGCTGCTGAAACAGGCTCCGAGTCTTCGGCGAGTGGCGCAACAACGACATATTTTCCGCCGTCGAATGCGCCATCTGCTCCACAGACGACGAGCGCGCTTCCAGAGCCCGATAAATCGGCGTCGCCCGCAACCACGCCGACAGAGCCGGCCCCCTCGACCGCAGCGGTGACGCCGCCCGATACGGCTCCGGCGACAGAAACCGCAACCCCGCCATCGACGGCTACGGCGACGCCATCGGCGGAAACGCCGGCGTCATCCCCCTCCCCGACCGAGTCGGCAACTGCACCCGCGTCGGCAGGTTCTGCTCAACCCGAGGCCCAACCGTCGACGCCGCCGGCTGCTGCCGCGGCCGCGCCGGAGACGCTCGTCAGCCCCGTCGTCGAAGCGGCACGCAGAAAACTCGCAGAGAAATCGCTTGTGGGTAAGGACAACCTCGCTCCGGACGTCGCCGCTGCCGCTGACTACTACTACACGCACAAGGAGCCGCTGTGGATTAACGACGGCAGCTATAACGAAAAAGCCAGATCGGTAATCTCCGATCTCAAGAAGGCCGATGACTGGGGCCTCGAGTCCTCCGATTTCGTCATTCCGAATCTTGCGAGCAACGCTGATGCCGACGCCCAAGGTGCCGCGGAAGCGCAATTGACGCTCTCGGCTCTGAAGTACGCGCGCTTCGCACGCGGCGGCCGCCTCGATCCGATAGCGCTGAGTAACATCCTCGACATGAAGCCGCCGGTGAAAGATCCCAAGGTGGTGATGCGAGAACTCGCGGAAGCGTCGCACCCAGGGCCCTTCCTGCGCGGCCTGAATCCGCATCATGAGGGGTTCGAGAAGCTGCGCCAGGAACTGCTGAAGGCACGCGGCGCGACAGTAGAGGAAGAACCGACGGACCCGGCCGAGCAGGTGAAGCTGCCTCGCGGAAAGCTGCTGCGCCTGGGTGTCCGCGATGATCAGGTTGCGTTGCTCCGCCAGCGTCTCAAGGTTCCTTCGGAGAGCCCCGACAGCAACGATCTCTACGACGACGCCTTGGTCGATGCGGTCAAGGATTATCAGCGCGCCAACGGGCTCAACCCCGACGGCCTCGTCGGCAACGGCGTGCGCAATGCGTTGAACGGCGGCGGCAAATCGAAAAGAATCGATCCGAGCCGCAACGTCGACCGCTTGATTGCCAACATGGAGCGCTGGCGCTGGCTGCCCGAAAACCTCGGGTCATTCTATGTAATGAACAACATCCCAGAGTTCGTCAGCGAAATCTGGAAGGGCAAGGAGCGGGTCCTCAGTCAAAAGATGATCGTGGGTCAGCCAGCGTGGCCGACGCCCGTGCTCGCAGCCAACATGCAATACGTCATCTTCCACCCGAGCTGGGGCATGCCCGACGGCATCAAAGCCAAGGAGCTTGCGCCTCGCCTGAGACAAGCATCGAGTTCCGGTTTTGACTTCTTCGACCAGCTTTTTGGCGGCGGTGGAGGCAACAGCGGTGGCGCGCGCGTCATCGAGGCTTACAAGCTGCAGGTCTACTACAACGGCCGTCCGGTCGACCCGAATTCCGTCAACTGGAACACAGCCGACATCAGCCGCTACAGCTTCACGCAGCCGCCTGGCCCGGACAACCCGCTCGGTTTGGTGAAATTCCGTTTCCCCAACCGGCATGACGTTTACATGCACGATACGCCGGAGCGGGGCCTGTTCGGACAGACCAATCGTGCGTTGAGCCACGGCTGCATGCGCGTCGGCGAACCGCGCCGGACTGCGGAAGTCATCCTTCAGGAAGACAAGGGCTATTCGCCTGAGAAGGTCGGAGAGCTCTGGAACAGCGGTGCCGACGTGACATTGAGTAAGCCCGTTCCGGTCTACCTCGTCTACTTCACTGCGCGCGTGAACGAGGAGGGTCGTCTTGAGACGTTCGGCGACATCTACGGCAACGACAACCGCGTGATGTCAGCCCTACGCGGGCATCCGGAGCGATATACGGCGCCGGAAGCCATAGATCCGACGGAAGCGGACCAGCCCGGCGCCATCAGCGATGCCGGATCGAACGCTATGACCGATGATGCGCCGCCTGTAACCCGCAAGGGCCGCAACAACAAGAAGACCGCTTCTAAGAAAAACCCAATGACGCCTGCCACTACGCTTCAGGATGCGCTTTCGAGCATCTTCCTGAACTGA
- a CDS encoding inositol monophosphatase family protein has protein sequence MINVSPTLNVMISAARKAGRSLVRDFGEVEQLQVSIKGPANFVSAADHKAEDIIFRELSKARPGYGFLMEERGEVEGADKTHRWIVDPLDGTTNFLHSNPLFAISIALEREGRLIAGVIYNPASDELFTAEKGKGAYMNDRRLRVAARKSLADALVTTGIPHRGRTHHSRFLQEMGSLMQEVAGIRRSGSAALDLAFVAAGRFDAYWEHGLKAWDIAAGIVMVREAGGLVSDLSGGDKFLENGDVLAANTTLHKAFGAVLFNKV, from the coding sequence ATGATCAACGTATCTCCCACACTCAACGTCATGATTTCGGCAGCTCGCAAAGCCGGACGCAGCCTCGTCCGCGACTTCGGCGAGGTCGAGCAATTGCAGGTTTCGATCAAGGGGCCCGCCAATTTCGTGTCGGCTGCGGACCATAAGGCGGAAGACATCATTTTCAGGGAGCTGTCGAAAGCGCGCCCGGGATACGGCTTTCTGATGGAGGAGCGGGGCGAGGTCGAAGGCGCCGATAAAACGCATCGCTGGATCGTCGATCCGCTCGACGGCACGACGAACTTTCTGCACTCCAACCCGCTGTTTGCCATCTCGATCGCGCTCGAACGCGAGGGTCGGTTGATTGCAGGCGTTATCTACAATCCCGCTAGCGACGAGCTTTTCACCGCGGAGAAGGGAAAAGGCGCGTACATGAACGACCGGCGCCTGCGCGTCGCGGCGCGCAAGTCGCTCGCCGACGCACTCGTCACCACCGGTATTCCGCACCGGGGTCGCACTCATCATTCCCGGTTTCTGCAGGAGATGGGCAGCCTCATGCAGGAAGTTGCGGGCATCCGGCGGTCGGGCTCGGCAGCGCTGGATCTCGCATTCGTGGCGGCCGGTCGCTTCGACGCGTACTGGGAGCACGGCCTGAAAGCCTGGGATATTGCGGCCGGGATCGTTATGGTGCGCGAGGCGGGTGGGCTCGTCAGCGATCTCAGCGGGGGGGATAAATTCCTCGAAAACGGGGATGTTCTTGCCGCGAATACAACGCTTCATAAGGCTTTCGGCGCGGTCCTTTTTAATAAGGTGTGA
- a CDS encoding cell division protein ZapA, with translation MADVAINFNGRSYRFACGDNEVQRLEEIAKYLTGKLEGLMREHGNVGDERLMLMVALTVADELFDARADVDELLEGPSGNAESTETAAARRTAFG, from the coding sequence GTGGCTGACGTTGCAATCAATTTCAATGGCCGCAGCTATCGCTTTGCGTGTGGCGATAACGAAGTTCAGCGACTCGAGGAAATCGCGAAATATCTGACAGGTAAGCTCGAAGGGCTGATGCGCGAGCATGGCAACGTCGGCGATGAAAGGCTTATGCTGATGGTTGCCCTGACGGTCGCCGATGAGCTTTTCGATGCCCGCGCTGACGTCGACGAGCTTCTGGAAGGCCCCTCCGGAAATGCGGAATCCACCGAAACCGCCGCGGCCAGGCGGACCGCGTTCGGCTAA
- a CDS encoding TIGR00282 family metallophosphoesterase encodes MRLLFLGDIVGRPGRLAVCDALPGLITRYAIDFVVINGENAAGGFGITEAIFNDVIDAGADCVTLGNHAFDQKDTLVFIERHDRLIRPLNYPKGTPGKGSTLLKAKNGADVLVINAMGLVFMPDLNCPFRAIDAELTACSLKRGADVILVDFHAEATSEKQAMGLFLDGRASAVVGTHTHTPTADARILPGGTAYMTDAGMCGDYNSVLGMDSDEPINRFLTKIPRSRYEPATGPGTLSGLLVDIDDGTGLATRVQPLRQGPRLQPAIPEV; translated from the coding sequence ATGCGACTGTTGTTTCTCGGCGATATTGTCGGTCGGCCGGGCCGATTGGCGGTTTGCGATGCGCTGCCGGGTCTGATCACACGCTACGCAATCGATTTTGTCGTCATCAACGGTGAGAATGCTGCCGGTGGTTTTGGCATTACCGAAGCGATCTTCAATGACGTGATCGACGCCGGCGCCGATTGCGTCACACTCGGCAACCATGCGTTTGATCAGAAGGATACGCTCGTCTTTATCGAGCGCCACGACCGGCTGATCCGCCCGCTTAATTACCCGAAAGGTACACCCGGCAAGGGCTCAACACTATTGAAGGCGAAGAACGGTGCCGACGTCCTGGTGATCAATGCGATGGGGCTCGTTTTCATGCCGGATCTGAACTGCCCCTTTCGTGCCATCGATGCGGAGTTGACCGCCTGTTCTCTGAAGCGCGGCGCCGATGTGATCCTCGTCGATTTTCATGCCGAGGCGACGAGCGAAAAGCAGGCAATGGGGCTTTTCCTCGATGGTCGTGCCAGCGCCGTCGTCGGCACGCACACGCACACGCCGACAGCAGACGCCCGCATTCTGCCGGGAGGCACCGCCTATATGACGGACGCTGGTATGTGCGGCGACTACAACTCGGTGCTCGGTATGGATAGCGACGAGCCGATCAACCGCTTCCTGACCAAGATCCCCCGCAGCCGCTACGAACCTGCGACCGGTCCCGGCACCTTATCCGGCCTGCTGGTCGATATCGATGATGGAACGGGTCTTGCGACGCGCGTTCAGCCGCTCCGCCAGGGGCCGCGCCTGCAGCCTGCTATCCCGGAAGTCTAG
- a CDS encoding YebC/PmpR family DNA-binding transcriptional regulator: MAGHSQFKNIMHRKGKQDAMRSKLFAKLAREITVAAKSGTPDPDMNPRLRLAIQEARAENMPKDNVERAIKKALGGDLANYEAVRYEGYAPGGVAIIVEALTDNRNRTGGVVRSVFTKYNGNLGATGSVSHMFNHIGEITYKPETGSAEAVLDAAIEAGADDVQSDSNGHVIVCAFESLGSVAAALEKALGEAQSVKAVWKPNLTSQVDEDNAQTIMKMLSALEDDDDVQNVYANFEISDEIMKKLTAA, encoded by the coding sequence ATGGCCGGCCATTCGCAATTCAAGAACATCATGCACCGCAAGGGCAAGCAGGACGCCATGCGTTCCAAGCTCTTTGCGAAACTCGCGCGCGAAATCACGGTGGCCGCAAAGTCCGGAACGCCGGACCCCGATATGAACCCGCGCCTCCGCCTCGCGATTCAGGAAGCGCGCGCCGAAAACATGCCCAAGGACAACGTCGAGCGCGCGATCAAGAAGGCGCTCGGTGGCGATCTCGCAAACTACGAAGCGGTGCGCTACGAAGGCTACGCGCCGGGCGGCGTCGCGATCATCGTTGAAGCCTTGACCGACAACCGTAATCGCACCGGCGGCGTCGTCCGGAGCGTCTTCACGAAATACAACGGCAACCTCGGCGCGACAGGTTCCGTAAGCCACATGTTCAACCACATCGGCGAGATCACCTATAAGCCGGAAACAGGTTCGGCCGAAGCTGTGCTCGATGCCGCCATCGAGGCCGGCGCCGACGACGTTCAGTCCGATTCAAACGGCCACGTCATCGTCTGCGCGTTTGAATCGCTGGGCTCCGTCGCGGCCGCCCTTGAGAAGGCACTCGGAGAAGCGCAAAGCGTCAAGGCCGTCTGGAAGCCGAATCTTACGTCGCAAGTCGACGAAGATAACGCTCAGACGATCATGAAGATGCTGTCGGCGCTTGAGGATGACGACGACGTTCAGAACGTCTACGCCAACTTCGAAATTTCGGACGAGATCATGAAGAAGCTGACGGCTGCCTGA
- a CDS encoding 5-formyltetrahydrofolate cyclo-ligase → MTDETKLKAKKELRAEALERRKRAFEHHGTGASRKIAAHGVDFLAATPGAIVSGFAAINDEINPGPLMTWLQAEGFRLALPVMQGRGKPLLMRAWTPGDAMKAAAWGIAEPTDDKPALDPDILLVPLLAFDARGYRLGYGGGFYDRTLNRLRKLKPIVAVGLAYDELRVDAVPAESYDERLDWVLTPSGPIHCLDS, encoded by the coding sequence GTGACTGACGAGACGAAGCTGAAGGCCAAAAAGGAGTTGCGCGCTGAGGCGCTTGAACGCCGCAAGAGGGCCTTTGAACATCATGGAACGGGAGCAAGCCGCAAGATTGCCGCGCATGGCGTCGATTTTCTTGCAGCGACCCCCGGCGCAATTGTTTCGGGCTTTGCCGCCATCAATGACGAGATCAATCCGGGACCGTTGATGACGTGGCTGCAAGCCGAAGGGTTTCGCCTCGCGCTGCCGGTGATGCAAGGACGAGGAAAGCCGCTCCTGATGCGGGCTTGGACGCCGGGCGATGCGATGAAAGCAGCCGCCTGGGGAATTGCCGAGCCGACGGACGACAAGCCGGCGCTTGACCCCGATATTCTGCTTGTGCCGCTTCTTGCCTTTGATGCGCGCGGCTATCGCTTAGGATACGGCGGCGGATTCTACGACCGCACGCTGAACCGGTTAAGAAAATTGAAACCGATCGTGGCGGTAGGCCTTGCCTATGACGAACTGAGAGTCGACGCCGTGCCCGCCGAAAGCTATGACGAGCGCCTGGACTGGGTCCTCACGCCTTCTGGTCCGATCCATTGCCTCGACTCCTGA
- a CDS encoding tetratricopeptide repeat protein — protein sequence MKRKSRNLIQHLGMTALLFTFAGPLGAETSSWSTRETSVPKSTPAPSPVPPPRAPSPPAAQDSNATGIKKTMPSLVPATGDNAAYLAFDQGQYLTALKLAEEAAKRGEAQANTLIGRIYGEGLGVQKDEKKAYDYYMKASQLGDVQGAFAAAIALAEGRGVKKDRKMAAELFEKAALTGNAEANYNLGLLFLKGDGKPQSPIRAFQHIRYAAEKGIPEAQYDLAELYRTGTGTEANALEAARWLSRAAEQGLTPAQYDYAVKLLQGFGLSKDESKIAVLMKAAADKGVPGAQNRMAYLYRDGIKVQKDPVEAATWRLIAKKNGFEDKELDEMVAKLPKAQRQKAEAEAAAWNDHIQVGSAP from the coding sequence GTGAAGCGTAAATCTCGAAACCTCATTCAGCACCTCGGCATGACGGCGCTGCTGTTCACCTTTGCGGGACCGCTCGGCGCGGAGACCAGCTCGTGGTCGACACGCGAGACGTCGGTGCCGAAATCGACGCCCGCTCCCTCCCCCGTGCCGCCGCCCAGAGCACCTTCGCCTCCAGCAGCACAGGATTCCAACGCAACAGGCATCAAAAAGACGATGCCGTCACTGGTGCCTGCGACAGGCGACAATGCCGCATACCTGGCCTTTGATCAGGGCCAGTACCTGACGGCCCTGAAGCTCGCCGAGGAAGCGGCAAAGCGCGGTGAAGCGCAGGCCAACACGCTGATCGGGCGCATCTACGGCGAGGGTCTCGGCGTTCAGAAGGACGAGAAGAAAGCCTATGACTACTACATGAAAGCGTCGCAGCTCGGCGACGTCCAAGGAGCGTTCGCGGCGGCGATCGCACTCGCCGAGGGCCGCGGCGTCAAAAAGGACCGCAAGATGGCCGCAGAGCTTTTCGAAAAAGCGGCTCTCACCGGAAATGCGGAAGCCAACTACAACCTCGGCCTTCTGTTCCTCAAGGGCGACGGCAAACCGCAAAGTCCAATCCGGGCGTTCCAGCACATCCGCTATGCTGCCGAAAAAGGCATCCCCGAGGCGCAATACGATCTCGCCGAACTCTATCGGACCGGCACGGGGACAGAAGCGAACGCACTCGAAGCTGCGCGTTGGCTGTCGCGCGCGGCGGAACAAGGGCTCACACCCGCCCAATACGATTACGCGGTAAAGCTTTTGCAGGGCTTCGGACTTTCGAAGGATGAGTCCAAGATTGCGGTGCTGATGAAGGCGGCGGCAGACAAAGGCGTTCCAGGCGCGCAAAACCGCATGGCCTATCTCTATCGCGACGGCATCAAGGTTCAGAAGGATCCGGTCGAAGCGGCAACATGGCGCCTGATCGCCAAGAAGAACGGCTTCGAAGACAAGGAGCTCGACGAAATGGTGGCCAAACTGCCGAAGGCCCAGCGCCAAAAGGCGGAAGCCGAGGCCGCGGCCTGGAACGACCACATTCAGGTGGGCTCCGCGCCTTAA
- the gap gene encoding type I glyceraldehyde-3-phosphate dehydrogenase, translating to MTVKVAINGFGRIGRNVLRAIIESGRKDIEVVAINDLGPVETNAHLLRFDSVHGRFPQEVKVSGDTIDAGRGPIKVTAVKNPAELPHKALGVDIALECTGIFTSKEKAKAHLDAGAKRVLVSAPAEGADLTVVYGVNNDKLTKDHLVVSNASCTTNCLAPVAKVLHDFVGIDKGFMTTIHAYTGDQPTLDTLHKDLYRARAAAMSMIPTSTGAAKAVGLVLPELNGRLDGTSIRVPTPNVSVVDFKFVSKRETTKDEINAAIQRAASQELAGILGVTDQPNVSIDFNHDSRSSIFHLDQTKVMDGKLVRVLSWYDNEWGFSNRMADTAVAMGKLI from the coding sequence ATGACAGTGAAGGTGGCGATCAACGGTTTCGGCCGCATCGGTCGCAATGTGCTGCGCGCAATCATCGAGAGCGGGCGCAAGGATATCGAAGTCGTTGCAATCAACGATCTTGGACCCGTGGAGACGAACGCGCATCTGTTGCGCTTCGACAGCGTCCACGGCCGGTTCCCGCAAGAGGTCAAGGTTTCGGGCGACACGATCGACGCCGGCCGCGGACCGATCAAGGTGACGGCGGTCAAGAATCCCGCCGAGCTTCCGCATAAGGCTCTTGGCGTTGATATTGCGCTCGAGTGCACCGGCATCTTCACGTCGAAGGAGAAGGCAAAGGCACATCTCGATGCGGGCGCCAAGCGCGTCCTCGTTTCGGCTCCCGCCGAAGGCGCCGACCTGACGGTCGTCTACGGCGTCAACAACGACAAGCTCACGAAGGATCATCTCGTCGTCTCGAATGCGTCGTGCACGACGAACTGCCTCGCGCCGGTCGCCAAGGTGCTGCACGATTTCGTCGGCATCGACAAAGGCTTCATGACGACGATCCACGCCTACACCGGCGATCAGCCGACGCTCGATACGCTCCACAAGGATCTTTACCGGGCTCGTGCAGCCGCGATGTCGATGATCCCGACCTCGACGGGCGCCGCCAAGGCCGTCGGCCTCGTGTTGCCGGAACTCAACGGCCGGCTCGACGGCACGTCGATCCGGGTCCCGACGCCAAACGTTTCGGTCGTCGACTTCAAATTCGTTTCCAAGCGCGAAACGACAAAGGACGAGATCAACGCCGCAATCCAGCGCGCCGCGTCGCAGGAACTCGCAGGCATCCTCGGGGTTACCGATCAACCTAACGTTTCGATCGACTTCAACCATGATAGCCGATCGTCCATCTTCCATCTCGACCAGACCAAGGTCATGGATGGCAAGCTGGTTCGCGTGCTGTCCTGGTACGACAACGAATGGGGCTTCTCGAACCGCATGGCGGATACCGCCGTCGCAATGGGAAAATTGATCTGA
- a CDS encoding thiamine phosphate synthase, which produces MSSGTKLYLDYVVTGPLASSCAVLSAILETAPIASLLIRPGSGQAYDAKTVRGLIDIAQKKGIAVLLNDMVQARDLGADGVHVSWAPDVVERFKIARQTAGGAMIVGADAGRTRHDAMEIGEADADYVAFGIPAHVEDRGRAAERQLGLVSWWSEVFEVPCVALDVADADQARNLADAGADFVGVTITAENSVSEATARVRAYSEALSAHEDVK; this is translated from the coding sequence GTGTCGAGCGGGACGAAGCTTTATCTGGACTATGTGGTGACGGGGCCATTGGCGTCATCTTGCGCCGTGTTGTCTGCGATACTTGAAACGGCGCCGATCGCGAGCCTGCTGATCCGACCCGGAAGCGGCCAAGCGTACGATGCGAAGACGGTTCGGGGGTTGATCGACATTGCCCAGAAGAAGGGCATCGCCGTTCTTCTCAACGATATGGTTCAAGCCCGCGATCTTGGCGCCGACGGCGTGCACGTGTCGTGGGCCCCCGACGTCGTCGAGCGATTCAAGATCGCGCGCCAAACCGCTGGCGGGGCCATGATCGTCGGGGCGGACGCCGGACGAACGCGCCACGACGCCATGGAGATCGGCGAAGCGGATGCCGACTACGTTGCATTCGGGATCCCAGCGCATGTGGAGGACCGCGGTCGCGCCGCAGAACGCCAGCTCGGCCTCGTCTCATGGTGGAGCGAAGTGTTCGAGGTTCCGTGCGTGGCGCTCGATGTTGCGGATGCCGATCAGGCGCGAAACCTCGCCGATGCCGGCGCCGACTTCGTCGGCGTCACGATCACGGCGGAAAATTCCGTTTCCGAGGCCACGGCACGCGTTCGCGCCTATTCGGAAGCGCTTTCGGCGCACGAGGACGTCAAGTGA
- a CDS encoding class I fructose-bisphosphate aldolase: protein MSEKLEDIARALVAPGKGILAADESTSTIKKRFDTINLASTEETRRDYREMLFRATDGMKNHVSGVILYDETIRQNAKDGTPLVDIMKAAGAIPGIKVDTGAKPLAGPTSKVETITEGLDGLRERFAEYYKLGARFAKWRAVITIADGCPTWNCVKANAHALARYAALAQEANIVPIVEPEVLMDGAHASHDIDECYRVTEWTLRTVFRELYDARVRLEGMVLKPNMIIAGQKCAKQASAAEVAEKTIKCLKETVPAAVPGIAFLSGGQSDEAATEHLSLMNAAGPLPWTLTFSYGRALQAAAIKTWGGKSENVAAGQRAFVHRAKMNGLAALGKWSQALEKAA, encoded by the coding sequence ATGAGCGAGAAACTCGAAGACATCGCCCGCGCTCTCGTTGCGCCGGGCAAGGGCATTCTGGCCGCAGACGAAAGCACGAGCACCATCAAGAAACGGTTCGACACGATCAATCTCGCCTCGACCGAGGAGACCCGTCGCGATTATCGCGAGATGCTGTTTCGCGCGACCGACGGCATGAAGAATCACGTTTCGGGCGTCATCCTTTACGACGAGACGATCCGCCAGAATGCGAAGGACGGCACACCGCTCGTCGACATCATGAAGGCGGCGGGGGCGATCCCGGGTATCAAGGTCGATACGGGAGCGAAGCCGCTCGCCGGACCGACCTCCAAGGTTGAGACGATCACCGAGGGGCTCGACGGCCTACGCGAGCGCTTTGCCGAATACTACAAGCTCGGCGCCCGGTTCGCGAAGTGGCGCGCCGTCATCACGATCGCGGACGGCTGCCCGACCTGGAACTGCGTCAAGGCCAATGCACACGCGCTCGCCCGCTACGCCGCTCTCGCGCAGGAAGCGAACATCGTGCCGATCGTCGAGCCTGAGGTGCTGATGGACGGCGCCCACGCCTCGCACGACATCGACGAGTGCTACCGGGTGACAGAGTGGACACTGCGCACCGTGTTCCGCGAGCTCTACGACGCGCGAGTCCGTCTCGAAGGCATGGTGCTGAAACCGAACATGATCATCGCCGGGCAGAAGTGCGCGAAACAGGCAAGCGCCGCGGAGGTCGCAGAAAAGACGATCAAGTGCCTGAAGGAGACGGTGCCCGCAGCCGTTCCCGGTATCGCTTTCCTCTCGGGCGGACAATCGGACGAAGCAGCGACGGAGCATCTGTCGCTGATGAACGCGGCGGGGCCGTTGCCATGGACCCTGACCTTTTCGTATGGGCGGGCTCTGCAGGCAGCCGCGATCAAAACGTGGGGCGGCAAGTCCGAGAACGTTGCAGCCGGTCAGCGTGCCTTCGTGCATCGCGCGAAGATGAATGGGCTCGCGGCGCTCGGCAAATGGAGCCAGGCGCTGGAGAAGGCTGCGTAA